The proteins below are encoded in one region of Terriglobia bacterium:
- a CDS encoding glycerophosphodiester phosphodiesterase, whose protein sequence is MPAKLLLLGHRGARLYAPENTIPAFDLCLKHGADGFEFDVRCTRNKESIICHDRKFNRIAVRTRTLEQIHAKCSVDGRPPCLEDVLELYSRKAFLNIEVKVRGMEQVVLDAVKRFPPQRGYFISSFLPSVVRKLHALDRSLVLGAISKSYWHLRRWKGLPVSYVVPHYTLLTPKLVDELHAASKTVVTWTVNDPRKMLQAAEMGVDGIISDDTKLLVETFIRKSVR, encoded by the coding sequence TTGCCCGCCAAACTCTTACTGCTCGGACATCGCGGCGCCCGGCTTTACGCACCGGAAAACACCATACCCGCTTTCGACCTCTGCCTCAAGCATGGCGCAGATGGTTTTGAGTTCGATGTCCGCTGCACCCGCAACAAAGAGTCCATTATTTGCCATGATAGAAAATTCAACCGCATTGCGGTGCGCACGCGGACACTCGAACAGATCCATGCAAAATGCTCGGTCGATGGCAGGCCGCCGTGTCTTGAAGACGTTCTTGAACTCTACTCTCGCAAGGCCTTCCTGAATATTGAAGTGAAGGTGCGCGGCATGGAGCAGGTAGTGCTTGACGCGGTCAAGCGCTTTCCTCCGCAGCGTGGATACTTTATCTCCTCGTTCCTACCCAGCGTCGTGCGCAAGCTCCATGCGCTGGATCGTTCGCTGGTTCTGGGAGCGATTTCCAAGTCTTATTGGCACCTGCGGCGGTGGAAGGGGCTGCCCGTCAGCTATGTGGTGCCCCACTACACATTGCTCACCCCAAAGCTGGTAGACGAGCTGCACGCCGCCAGCAAAACCGTGGTCACCTGGACCGTCAATGATCCGCGAAAAATGTTGCAAGCCGCTGAGATGGGAGTGGACGGAATCATCTCAGACGATACCAAGTTGCTCGTAGAGACATTCATAAGAAAATCTGTGCGTTGA